In a genomic window of Xylophilus rhododendri:
- the era gene encoding GTPase Era, which translates to MNQAPHDAASAPGEAPDGSAAPEDAALPPMPEIPPFPPVGGGVATVGGGVTADGRTQRCGVIAIVGKPNVGKSTLLNALVGQKISITSRKAQTTRHRITGIRTQEATQFIFVDTPGFQTRHNTALNKSLNKTVLGAVGDVDLVLFVVEAGSFTLADAKVLSLLKPGVPCLLIANKLDNVHRRAEIAPWLKTMQERHPFTEFVPMSAKNAGDIQRLFGICEKYLPEQAWWYGEDELTDRSEKFLASETVREKLFRFTGDELPYTSTVIIDKFEEEASKTHKRMVRIAATIVVERDSHKAMVIGDKGERMKRIGTEARQELEKAFDAKVFLELWVKVRSGWADDEARVRSFGYE; encoded by the coding sequence ATGAACCAAGCACCGCATGACGCGGCCTCCGCCCCGGGCGAAGCACCGGACGGCAGCGCCGCTCCCGAAGATGCGGCCCTGCCGCCCATGCCCGAGATCCCGCCGTTCCCGCCCGTGGGCGGCGGTGTCGCCACCGTCGGTGGCGGCGTGACGGCCGACGGCCGCACCCAGCGCTGCGGCGTGATCGCCATCGTCGGCAAGCCCAACGTGGGCAAGTCGACGCTGCTCAATGCCCTGGTCGGCCAGAAGATCAGCATCACCTCGCGCAAGGCCCAGACCACGCGCCACCGCATCACCGGCATCCGCACCCAGGAAGCCACGCAGTTCATCTTCGTGGACACGCCGGGCTTCCAGACGCGGCACAACACCGCGCTCAACAAGTCGCTCAACAAGACGGTGCTGGGCGCCGTGGGCGACGTGGACCTGGTGCTCTTCGTGGTCGAGGCCGGCAGCTTCACCCTGGCCGATGCCAAGGTGCTGTCCCTGCTCAAGCCCGGCGTGCCCTGCCTGCTGATCGCCAACAAGCTCGACAACGTGCACCGCCGCGCCGAGATCGCGCCCTGGCTCAAGACCATGCAGGAGCGCCATCCCTTCACCGAGTTCGTGCCCATGTCGGCCAAGAACGCGGGCGACATCCAGCGCCTCTTCGGCATCTGCGAGAAGTACCTGCCCGAGCAGGCCTGGTGGTACGGCGAGGATGAGTTGACCGACCGCAGCGAGAAGTTCCTCGCCAGCGAGACGGTGCGCGAGAAGCTGTTCCGCTTCACCGGCGACGAGCTGCCCTACACCTCCACCGTCATCATCGACAAGTTCGAGGAAGAGGCCAGCAAGACCCACAAACGCATGGTGCGCATCGCCGCCACCATCGTGGTGGAGCGCGACAGCCACAAGGCCATGGTGATCGGCGATAAGGGCGAGCGCATGAAGCGCATCGGCACCGAGGCTCGCCAGGAGCTGGAGAAGGCCTTCGATGCCAAGGTGTTCCTGGAGCTGTGGGTCAAGGTCCGCTCCGGCTGGGCCGACGACGAGGCGCGCGTGCGCTCCTTCGGCTACGAGTAA
- a CDS encoding DegQ family serine endoprotease: MKTLLIDRKNLRAGAARGLLAMVSASVLLAPVMPAQAQAAPPAPAVAVAPNRTLPDFADLVEQVGPSVVNIRTLERVSNNAQPGDMDEDMLEFFRRFGIPVPKAAPKQRQPRNQPSPQAQPDEEQPRGVGSGFVLTADGYVMTNAHVVDGADEVIVTLTDKREFKAKIVGADKRTDVAVVKIEATGLPAVRVAPDLSRLRVGEWVMAIGSPFGLENTVTAGIVSAKQRDTGEYLPFIQTDVAINPGNSGGPLINMRGEVVGINSQIYSRSGGFMGISFSIPIDEAIRVSDQLRQSGRVSRGRIGVEIDQVSREVAESLGLGTARGALVRGVQAGSPAEKAGVEAGDIILKFDGKTIERTSDLPRLVGGTKPGTRSTLTVFRRGTSRDIAVTIAEIEPDETTASAAPSKAEKPPASSVGKVLGLTVSDLTAAQKKDLKLKGGVRVETASDGAARAGVKEGDVILAVGNTEVANVKEFEAALAKLDRSKVASVLVRRGEWAQYLLIRPTK, from the coding sequence ATGAAGACGTTGCTGATCGATCGCAAGAACCTGCGTGCGGGCGCGGCCCGCGGCCTGCTGGCCATGGTGTCCGCTTCCGTGCTGCTGGCGCCAGTCATGCCGGCACAGGCCCAGGCCGCGCCGCCGGCGCCCGCCGTGGCGGTGGCGCCCAACCGCACGCTGCCCGACTTCGCCGACCTGGTCGAACAGGTCGGCCCCTCGGTGGTCAACATCCGCACGCTGGAGCGTGTCTCGAACAACGCCCAGCCCGGCGACATGGACGAGGACATGCTGGAGTTCTTCCGGCGCTTCGGCATCCCCGTGCCCAAGGCCGCGCCCAAGCAGCGCCAGCCGCGCAACCAGCCCTCGCCCCAGGCCCAGCCCGACGAGGAGCAGCCGCGTGGCGTCGGCTCCGGCTTCGTGCTGACGGCCGACGGCTATGTCATGACCAATGCCCATGTGGTCGACGGCGCCGACGAGGTCATCGTCACCCTCACCGACAAACGCGAGTTCAAGGCCAAGATCGTCGGCGCCGACAAACGCACCGACGTGGCCGTGGTCAAGATCGAGGCCACCGGCCTGCCCGCCGTGCGCGTCGCGCCCGACCTGAGCCGCCTGCGTGTGGGCGAATGGGTGATGGCCATCGGCTCGCCCTTCGGCCTGGAGAACACCGTCACCGCCGGCATCGTCAGCGCCAAGCAGCGCGACACCGGCGAATACCTGCCCTTCATCCAGACCGACGTGGCGATCAACCCCGGCAACTCCGGCGGCCCGCTGATCAACATGCGCGGCGAGGTGGTCGGCATCAACAGCCAGATCTATTCGCGCTCCGGCGGCTTCATGGGCATCTCCTTCTCGATCCCGATCGACGAGGCGATCCGTGTCAGCGACCAGCTGCGCCAGTCCGGCCGTGTCTCGCGCGGCCGCATCGGCGTGGAGATCGACCAGGTGAGCCGCGAGGTCGCCGAATCGCTCGGCCTGGGCACCGCCCGCGGCGCCCTGGTGCGCGGCGTGCAGGCCGGCTCGCCCGCCGAGAAGGCCGGCGTCGAGGCCGGCGACATCATCCTGAAGTTCGACGGCAAGACCATCGAGCGCACCAGCGACCTGCCGCGCCTGGTCGGCGGCACCAAGCCCGGCACCCGCAGCACGCTGACCGTGTTCCGCCGCGGCACCAGCCGCGACATCGCGGTGACCATCGCCGAGATCGAGCCGGACGAAACCACAGCCTCCGCCGCGCCCTCCAAGGCCGAGAAACCGCCGGCCTCCAGCGTCGGCAAGGTGCTCGGCCTGACCGTCAGCGACCTGACCGCGGCGCAGAAGAAGGACCTCAAGCTCAAGGGCGGCGTGCGGGTGGAAACCGCCAGCGACGGCGCCGCGCGCGCCGGCGTGAAGGAGGGCGATGTGATCCTGGCCGTCGGCAATACCGAGGTCGCCAACGTCAAGGAATTCGAGGCGGCCCTGGCCAAGCTCGACCGCAGCAAGGTCGCCAGCGTGCTGGTGCGGCGTGGCGAGTGGGCCCAGTACCTGCTGATCCGCCCGACCAAATAA
- a CDS encoding sigma-E factor negative regulatory protein produces the protein MSKQHTTSNLPDDAVSALADGALQGEAFASAMAQMQDDDGLRARWHTYHLVGDVLRSKDLADCSGGLDFLARFEARLAQETVTPVVLATQPEPAVVAVVRREAANASVFRWKLAAGFASVAAVAAIGWQVLQAQLPAAAPVMAQAQAPMQSIAAAPGGFQAVSVGGTLPSGGFSEAPPVMMRNAQLDELLAAHNRAIGGSALQSQARLLRNVSISEDIAR, from the coding sequence ATGAGCAAGCAACACACGACAAGCAATCTCCCGGACGATGCCGTCTCGGCCCTGGCCGACGGTGCGCTGCAGGGCGAGGCCTTCGCCAGCGCCATGGCGCAGATGCAGGACGACGACGGCCTGCGAGCGCGCTGGCACACCTACCACCTCGTCGGCGATGTGCTGCGTTCCAAGGATCTGGCGGACTGCAGCGGCGGCCTGGATTTCCTGGCCCGTTTCGAGGCACGCCTGGCGCAGGAGACGGTGACCCCGGTCGTGTTGGCGACGCAGCCCGAACCGGCAGTCGTGGCTGTCGTGCGCCGCGAGGCGGCCAATGCCAGCGTGTTCCGCTGGAAGCTCGCCGCGGGCTTCGCCTCGGTGGCCGCCGTGGCGGCGATCGGCTGGCAGGTCCTGCAGGCGCAGCTGCCGGCCGCCGCGCCGGTGATGGCGCAGGCCCAGGCGCCGATGCAGTCCATCGCGGCCGCGCCCGGCGGCTTCCAGGCGGTCAGCGTGGGCGGGACCTTGCCCAGCGGCGGTTTCTCCGAAGCGCCGCCGGTCATGATGCGCAATGCCCAGCTCGACGAACTGCTCGCGGCCCACAACCGCGCGATCGGCGGATCGGCGCTGCAGAGCCAGGCGCGCCTGCTGCGCAATGTCAGCATCAGCGAAGACATCGCCCGCTGA
- the rpoE gene encoding RNA polymerase sigma factor RpoE, with amino-acid sequence MSENGEIPPLVGPPQIPDGPALASDSDLLLVQRTVAGDQRAYGLLVLKYQRRIERLIGRMVRDAELIEDIAQETFIRAYRALHQFRGDAQFYTWLYRIAVNTAKKSLVDLRRNPVISENALRSGADDDETSAFGYELSTDETPETVFAAKEIAETVNTAMESLPDDLRQAVTLREIEGLSYEEIAEVMQCPIGTVRSRIFRAREAISAKVKPLLENQSGKRW; translated from the coding sequence GTGAGCGAAAACGGAGAAATCCCTCCGCTGGTCGGCCCTCCGCAGATACCGGACGGCCCGGCGCTGGCCAGCGACAGCGACCTGCTGCTGGTCCAGCGCACGGTCGCCGGCGATCAGCGCGCCTACGGCCTGCTGGTGCTGAAATACCAGCGCCGCATCGAGCGGCTGATCGGCCGCATGGTGCGCGATGCCGAGCTGATCGAGGACATCGCCCAGGAAACCTTCATCCGCGCCTATCGCGCCCTGCACCAGTTCCGCGGCGACGCCCAGTTCTACACCTGGCTCTACCGGATCGCGGTCAACACGGCCAAGAAATCGCTGGTCGACCTGCGCCGCAATCCGGTGATTTCCGAGAACGCATTGCGCTCGGGCGCGGATGACGATGAAACTTCCGCCTTCGGCTACGAACTAAGTACCGACGAGACGCCGGAAACCGTTTTCGCCGCCAAGGAAATCGCCGAGACCGTCAACACGGCCATGGAATCCTTGCCCGACGATCTGCGGCAGGCGGTGACACTGCGGGAAATCGAAGGCCTGAGCTACGAGGAGATCGCCGAAGTGATGCAGTGCCCGATCGGAACCGTCCGTTCCCGCATCTTCCGGGCGCGCGAGGCGATATCGGCCAAGGTCAAGCCTCTGCTCGAAAACCAGTCGGGCAAACGTTGGTAG
- the rnc gene encoding ribonuclease III yields the protein MTPVLSAAQTALQKRLQHDFSDTRLLLRALTHRSFSTDHYERLEFLGDSVLNLAISDLLYQKLGGLSEGELSRVRANLVRQETLHELALGLQLPETLRLGEGEFRSGGQQRPSILADVLEALIGAVYCDAGFDKAVALVHRLFARFELAPEMRAAEKDPKTELQEWLQGRKMKLPAYRVVAVLGAAHRQTFDVECEVTEIERSERGIGGSRRAGEQAAAAAMLAYLKSRNP from the coding sequence ATGACGCCCGTCCTGAGCGCGGCACAGACAGCCCTGCAGAAGCGGCTGCAACACGACTTCTCCGATACCCGACTGCTGCTGCGTGCCCTCACGCACCGCAGCTTTTCGACCGACCACTACGAGCGGCTCGAATTCCTGGGTGACTCGGTCCTCAACCTGGCGATCTCCGACCTGCTCTACCAGAAGCTGGGCGGGCTGTCCGAAGGCGAGCTTTCGCGCGTGCGCGCCAACCTGGTCCGCCAGGAGACGCTGCACGAGCTGGCTCTGGGCCTGCAGTTGCCCGAGACCTTGCGCCTGGGCGAGGGCGAGTTCCGCTCCGGCGGCCAGCAGCGGCCGTCCATCCTGGCCGACGTGCTGGAAGCCCTGATCGGCGCCGTCTACTGCGACGCCGGATTCGACAAGGCCGTGGCCCTGGTGCACCGGCTCTTCGCCAGGTTCGAGCTGGCGCCCGAGATGCGCGCCGCCGAGAAGGACCCGAAGACCGAGTTGCAGGAGTGGCTGCAGGGCCGCAAAATGAAATTGCCGGCCTACCGCGTGGTCGCGGTGCTGGGGGCGGCGCACCGGCAGACCTTCGACGTCGAATGCGAGGTCACCGAAATCGAACGCAGCGAACGCGGCATTGGCGGATCGCGCCGTGCCGGCGAACAGGCCGCGGCCGCCGCCATGCTGGCCTATCTGAAATCAAGGAATCCATGA
- the lepB gene encoding signal peptidase I, translating into MQILTTAILAAFVAYAGAWYFGMLEGNFALLLLLATVVTGCYWLAERFIFLPRRRRAAETLAASAIARREELRRMGIAQVDGSDDADLAQARGRILAQPWWLDWTAGLFPVIVIVFVLRSFLFEPFKIPSGSMIPTLLVGDLILVNKFTYGIRLPVLNTKITEGTPPARGDVMVFRYPPQPSVDYIKRVVGVPGDEVAYLNKRLTINGQPVPTQPTSDFFDEDAMRYFKQFDEQLGTHKHRVLNDDERPAYVPGASDFEFRSNCRYTVEGVTCKVPDGYYFMMGDNRDNSLDSRFWGFVPDKNIIGKAFMIWMNFTNLKRIGRFD; encoded by the coding sequence ATGCAGATTCTCACCACCGCGATCCTCGCGGCCTTCGTCGCTTATGCCGGCGCCTGGTACTTCGGCATGCTCGAAGGCAACTTCGCGCTGCTGCTGCTGCTGGCCACCGTCGTCACCGGCTGCTACTGGCTCGCCGAACGCTTCATCTTCCTGCCGCGCCGCCGCCGCGCCGCCGAGACCCTGGCCGCCTCGGCCATCGCGCGCCGCGAGGAGCTGCGCCGCATGGGCATCGCCCAGGTCGACGGCAGCGACGATGCCGACCTGGCGCAGGCGCGCGGCCGCATCCTGGCCCAGCCCTGGTGGCTGGACTGGACGGCAGGCCTGTTCCCGGTCATCGTGATCGTGTTCGTGCTGCGCTCCTTCCTGTTCGAGCCCTTCAAGATCCCGTCCGGCTCGATGATCCCGACGCTGCTGGTGGGCGACCTGATCCTGGTCAACAAGTTCACCTACGGCATCCGCCTGCCGGTGCTCAACACCAAGATCACCGAAGGCACGCCGCCGGCGCGCGGCGATGTGATGGTGTTCCGCTACCCGCCGCAGCCCAGCGTGGACTACATCAAGCGGGTGGTGGGCGTGCCGGGCGACGAGGTGGCCTACCTCAACAAGCGCCTGACCATCAACGGCCAGCCGGTGCCCACCCAGCCCACCAGCGACTTCTTCGACGAAGACGCGATGCGCTACTTCAAGCAGTTCGACGAGCAGCTCGGCACCCACAAGCACCGGGTGCTCAACGACGACGAGCGCCCGGCCTACGTGCCCGGCGCATCCGACTTCGAGTTCCGCAGCAACTGCCGCTACACCGTCGAAGGCGTTACCTGCAAGGTGCCGGACGGCTACTACTTCATGATGGGCGACAACCGCGACAACTCGCTGGACTCGCGCTTCTGGGGCTTCGTGCCGGACAAGAACATCATCGGCAAGGCCTTCATGATCTGGATGAACTTCACCAATCTCAAGCGGATCGGCCGCTTCGATTGA
- the lepA gene encoding translation elongation factor 4, with protein sequence MKHIRNFSIIAHIDHGKSTLADRLIQRCGGLADREMEAQVLDSMDIEKERGITIKAQTAALHYKALDGQVYNLNLIDTPGHVDFSYEVSRSLSACEGGLLVVDASQGVEAQTVANCYTALELGVEVLPVLNKMDLPQADPENAKAEIEDVIGIDATDAIPCSAKTGMGIDEILEAIVAKIPAPKGNPDAPLRAMIVDSWFDTYVGVVMLVRVVDGRLARHERFKMMASEAVYNADNLGVFTPANSPRDSLEAGEVGYIIAGIKELQAAKVGDTITLEKKLPNNLGPASEALPGFKEIQPQVFAGLYPTESSEYDSLRDALEKLKLNDSSLQYEPEVSQALGFGFRCGFLGLLHMEIVQERLEREFDQDLITTAPSVVYEVVKGDGEVIMVENPSKMPDQGRLQEIREPIVTVHLYMPQDYVGAVMTLANQKRGVQMSMAYHGRQVMLTYEMPLGEIVLDFFDKLKSVSRGYASMDYEFKEYRASDVVKVDILLNGEKVDALSIIVHRSQSQYRGRAVVAKMREIISRQMFDVAIQAAIGANIIARETIKALRKNVLAKCYGGDVSRKKKLLEKQKAGKKRMKQIGSVEVPQEAFLAILQVED encoded by the coding sequence ATGAAGCACATCAGAAATTTCTCCATCATTGCGCACATCGACCATGGCAAATCGACCCTCGCGGACCGGCTCATCCAACGCTGCGGCGGCCTCGCGGACCGCGAGATGGAAGCCCAGGTCCTGGACTCGATGGACATCGAAAAAGAGCGTGGGATAACCATCAAGGCACAGACCGCCGCGCTGCACTACAAGGCCCTCGACGGGCAGGTCTACAACCTCAATCTGATCGATACGCCGGGCCACGTGGACTTCTCGTACGAGGTCTCGCGCTCGCTCTCCGCATGCGAAGGCGGGCTGCTGGTTGTCGATGCCTCGCAAGGGGTCGAGGCACAGACCGTGGCCAACTGCTACACCGCGCTCGAACTGGGCGTGGAAGTGCTGCCGGTGCTCAACAAGATGGACCTGCCGCAGGCCGATCCCGAGAACGCCAAGGCCGAGATCGAGGACGTCATCGGCATCGATGCCACCGATGCGATTCCCTGCTCGGCCAAGACCGGCATGGGCATCGACGAGATCCTCGAAGCCATCGTCGCCAAGATCCCCGCGCCCAAGGGCAATCCGGATGCGCCGCTGCGCGCCATGATCGTGGACAGCTGGTTCGATACCTATGTCGGCGTGGTGATGCTGGTGCGTGTGGTCGATGGCCGGCTGGCACGCCACGAGCGCTTCAAGATGATGGCCTCGGAAGCCGTCTACAACGCCGACAACCTGGGCGTTTTCACGCCGGCCAACTCGCCGCGCGACTCGCTGGAGGCGGGCGAGGTGGGCTACATCATCGCGGGCATCAAGGAGCTGCAGGCCGCCAAGGTCGGCGACACCATCACGCTCGAGAAGAAGCTGCCCAACAACCTCGGCCCCGCCAGCGAGGCGCTGCCGGGCTTCAAGGAGATCCAGCCGCAGGTCTTCGCGGGCTTGTACCCGACCGAGTCCAGCGAATACGACTCGCTGCGCGACGCGCTGGAGAAACTGAAGCTCAACGACTCCTCGCTGCAGTACGAGCCCGAGGTGTCGCAGGCGCTGGGCTTCGGCTTTCGCTGCGGCTTCCTCGGCCTGCTGCACATGGAGATCGTGCAGGAGCGCCTGGAGCGCGAGTTCGACCAGGACCTGATCACCACCGCGCCCAGCGTGGTGTACGAAGTGGTCAAGGGCGACGGCGAAGTCATCATGGTGGAGAACCCGTCCAAGATGCCCGACCAGGGCCGGCTGCAGGAGATCCGCGAGCCGATCGTGACGGTGCACCTCTACATGCCGCAGGACTACGTCGGCGCAGTCATGACCCTGGCCAACCAGAAGCGCGGCGTGCAGATGAGCATGGCCTACCACGGCCGCCAGGTCATGCTGACCTACGAGATGCCGCTGGGCGAGATCGTGCTGGACTTCTTCGACAAGCTGAAGTCGGTCAGCCGGGGTTATGCCTCGATGGACTACGAGTTCAAGGAGTACCGCGCGTCCGACGTGGTTAAAGTGGACATCCTGCTCAACGGCGAGAAGGTTGATGCGCTTTCCATCATCGTGCACCGCAGCCAGAGCCAGTACCGCGGCCGCGCGGTGGTGGCCAAGATGCGCGAGATCATCAGCCGCCAGATGTTCGACGTGGCCATCCAGGCGGCCATCGGCGCCAACATCATCGCCCGCGAGACGATCAAGGCGCTGCGCAAGAACGTGCTGGCAAAATGCTACGGTGGCGACGTGTCCCGCAAAAAGAAGCTGCTCGAGAAGCAGAAGGCGGGCAAGAAGCGCATGAAGCAGATCGGCTCTGTCGAAGTGCCGCAGGAAGCCTTCCTGGCGATCCTGCAAGTCGAAGATTAA
- a CDS encoding DUF4845 domain-containing protein, with amino-acid sequence MTALHQRPAAQRGLTLIGLLFVLFVIGSAALLAMRVLPSAIEYQAVLKAIERSKLQPTPAAVRSAFDRAAQIDDIVSISGKDLEITPNPTNVPGFNVSFAYRKEMHLFGPASLVLDYTGNAH; translated from the coding sequence ATGACTGCATTGCACCAACGTCCGGCGGCCCAGCGCGGCCTGACCCTGATCGGCCTGCTTTTCGTGCTGTTCGTGATCGGCTCGGCCGCGCTGCTGGCGATGCGTGTGCTGCCGTCGGCCATCGAATACCAGGCCGTGCTGAAGGCGATCGAGCGTTCCAAGCTGCAGCCCACGCCGGCGGCGGTGCGCTCGGCCTTCGACCGGGCCGCGCAGATCGACGACATCGTGTCCATCAGCGGCAAGGATCTCGAGATCACCCCCAACCCCACCAACGTGCCGGGCTTCAACGTCTCCTTCGCCTACCGCAAGGAGATGCACCTGTTCGGCCCCGCCTCCCTGGTCCTCGACTACACGGGTAACGCGCACTGA
- a CDS encoding MucB/RseB C-terminal domain-containing protein — MTPILLRALAARLRVVCLLGLCAGVGAGAQAAEALPASAEARPPVAAEPGDVAVVLQRAREAALRKTYTGTFIVLSANGAMASSRIWHLADGGQQVERMESLTGTPRLVFRRNDQVTTYLPESHIARSERRETFGLFPHLSRMHEGSLGEFYLVQSTGTERVAGFDTDVFQLMPRDGMRYGYRLWVERRNGFAVQLQTMDRSGHVLEQAAFSDLQFDVPLKADKMQQALGNTAAYKVEKLERIRTTAEAEGWLMRAGVPGFEAMDCYKRAPGAPRGAVQWIFSDGLATVSLFIEPYGAKPRQEWRSTAGMTQMVGRRVAHDWWLTAMGEVPPQTLDAFAATLARRP, encoded by the coding sequence ATGACCCCGATCCTGCTGCGAGCGCTGGCCGCGCGCCTGCGTGTCGTCTGCCTGCTGGGCCTGTGTGCCGGCGTCGGCGCGGGTGCACAAGCGGCCGAAGCGCTGCCGGCCAGCGCCGAGGCGCGGCCGCCGGTGGCGGCGGAGCCGGGCGATGTCGCCGTGGTGCTGCAGCGGGCGCGCGAAGCCGCTCTCAGGAAGACCTACACCGGCACTTTCATCGTGCTCTCGGCCAACGGCGCCATGGCCAGTTCGCGCATCTGGCACCTGGCCGATGGCGGGCAGCAGGTCGAGCGCATGGAGTCGCTCACCGGCACGCCGCGGCTGGTGTTCCGCCGCAACGATCAGGTCACCACCTATCTGCCGGAGAGCCACATCGCCCGTTCCGAACGGCGCGAGACCTTCGGCCTGTTCCCGCACCTCTCGCGCATGCACGAGGGCTCGCTCGGCGAGTTCTACCTGGTGCAGAGCACCGGCACCGAGCGGGTGGCCGGCTTCGATACCGATGTCTTCCAGCTGATGCCGCGCGACGGCATGCGCTACGGCTACCGCCTGTGGGTGGAGCGCCGCAACGGCTTCGCCGTGCAGCTGCAGACCATGGACCGCAGCGGCCATGTGCTGGAGCAGGCCGCCTTCTCCGACCTGCAGTTCGACGTGCCGCTCAAGGCCGACAAGATGCAGCAGGCGCTGGGCAACACCGCCGCCTACAAGGTCGAGAAGCTCGAACGCATCCGCACCACGGCCGAGGCCGAGGGCTGGCTGATGCGGGCCGGCGTGCCTGGCTTCGAAGCCATGGATTGCTACAAACGGGCACCGGGCGCGCCGCGTGGTGCCGTCCAATGGATTTTTTCCGATGGACTGGCGACCGTGTCGCTGTTCATCGAACCCTATGGCGCCAAGCCCCGCCAGGAGTGGCGCAGCACGGCCGGCATGACCCAGATGGTCGGACGCCGCGTGGCCCACGACTGGTGGCTCACCGCCATGGGCGAAGTGCCACCCCAGACCCTCGATGCTTTTGCCGCCACCCTGGCGCGGCGTCCCTGA
- the recO gene encoding DNA repair protein RecO, with amino-acid sequence MAAAKKRISDEPAFVLHRYDWSESSLILETFTRHHGRIALVAKGAKRPTSNFRPVLLPLQPLRLGWTVTGGEDADIHNLRGAEWVGGHVMPTGEALLSGMYLNELLLRLLARDDSHPGLFDAYTVAVRVLASEHGEALQPVLRAFELLLLREVGLLPGLDKQTSTQQPLSAATRYLLVAEGGLRPAAPEERGALTGEHWLNLHAAMAERAAFLPTLRAVAASLAVGDLKLQLRNLLHYHTGVATLKTRQMMIDLQKL; translated from the coding sequence GTGGCGGCCGCCAAGAAACGCATCTCGGACGAACCCGCTTTCGTCCTGCATCGCTACGACTGGAGCGAATCCAGCCTCATCCTGGAGACCTTCACCCGCCACCACGGCCGCATCGCCCTGGTGGCCAAGGGCGCCAAGCGGCCGACCTCCAATTTCCGCCCGGTGCTGCTGCCGCTGCAGCCCCTGCGCCTGGGCTGGACCGTGACCGGCGGCGAGGATGCCGACATCCACAACCTGCGCGGCGCCGAATGGGTGGGCGGCCATGTGATGCCGACCGGCGAGGCGCTGCTGTCGGGCATGTACCTGAACGAATTGCTGCTGCGCCTGCTGGCGCGCGACGACTCCCATCCGGGGCTGTTCGATGCCTACACCGTCGCCGTGCGGGTGCTGGCCTCCGAGCACGGCGAGGCGCTGCAGCCGGTGCTGCGCGCCTTCGAGCTGCTGCTGCTGCGCGAGGTCGGACTGCTGCCCGGCCTGGACAAGCAGACCAGCACCCAGCAGCCCCTGTCCGCCGCCACCCGCTACCTGCTGGTCGCCGAAGGCGGCCTGCGCCCGGCGGCGCCCGAGGAGCGCGGCGCGCTCACCGGCGAGCACTGGCTGAACCTGCATGCGGCGATGGCCGAGCGCGCCGCCTTCCTGCCCACGCTGCGGGCCGTGGCCGCCTCGCTCGCCGTGGGAGACCTCAAGCTGCAGCTGCGCAACCTGCTGCACTACCATACCGGCGTCGCGACCCTGAAGACGCGCCAGATGATGATCGACCTGCAAAAGCTATGA